DNA sequence from the Acanthopagrus latus isolate v.2019 chromosome 15, fAcaLat1.1, whole genome shotgun sequence genome:
AGGTGATCGTTCACCTTCAGAGCTCCGTTAGCAGCCAGAGAGCcggctgtcagacacacagatcaaTGATCAATAACTGATTGATCAATTcatctgacctttgacctcctggGTTGAAGATGTTTACCCACAATACATTTCTGGACCAATCACAGACAGCCGTTTCTATGTAAACAACAAACCATCTGTTGGCTGAAGGTGTGATTGACAGTTGATTTTTGTGCTGAAGGTGGCGCCAGAGGACaggtgtgcgcgtgtgtgcgcgtgtgtgcgcgcgtgtgtgtgcgtacagaAGCTGGACTCGTAGGCAGCACAGTTGACCTTCAGTCCGGTGCAGCAGACGATCAggtctgtgttcagtgtgtctCCTTTATCGGTGGTGACCTCCGTGTTCCTCCGGGTCACGTTCAGCTGCAGGTCCGACAGGTTCGACACCTTctgacctgaaacacacagcaggttaATTCAGAGCCCAGACAGAACCGGGTCAGAGCCGAACACATGTCTGCAGGTATAATGGAGGCGATCGtacccagcagcagctcaactCCTTTCTGCAGCAGAACCTCTTTGGCCTGCTGTCTGACGGCAGGAAGCAGCTCCGGGTCGGCCAGCGCGATTCTGGAGTGGATCAGAACCACCTGACCAcgagaaaaacataaaacacatgatggAGAACATGATGGAGAACATGATGGAGAACATGATGGAGAACATGATGGAGAACATGATGGAGAACTGAGTTCAGTCTGTCGTCACCTTCTTGTCTGGATACTCCGTCTTGATCTCAGCAGCCATCTCCACGCCGGTCGACCCTCCTCCAACCACCAACACTGAGTCTGCAGCCtggacctgaacacacacacacacacacacacacacacacacacacacacacacacacacacacacacaggttagaTGTATGCCGGTGGACCTCAGCAGAACTCTCGGTGCTCGTCTCGTCGTCCTACCTGCTGGATGAAGTCGTCGTACTTTTCGACGGCGGTCTGATAGGACGCCACGGTGTTGAACTTCCCGGGGAACGCTCCGTCAGTACCAGTACACAGGATGAGGTGGGAGAACTGgatctcctgcagcagaggaacaaaCGGGACAGTGACGATCTCCACTGTTCACAGTTCTGTTGCAGACGAGAAGAAAGGCTTGGTGCcgtctcaccctccctccctgcaggaCCACCGTCTGTGTGTCGGTGTCGACCCGCTCCACTCGACCTTGAACAAAACTGTCTCCAAACGTCTCAGCGTACGGGATGAAGGTCCTCCTGGCGAAGCCTGCAGGGCGACccgggtcaaaggtcagaggtcacagtcTGTTAGCAAGACTGGACTGTCAGCAAAACAGATCATAATctcttttattacatttactataaacattataataataatcactttcattttgacaaTTTCAAAaatttctttaattattttttttcattttatttttaacgtCTTGTGTATCAAAGATGACAACAGTAACTTCAACAGATCTATGAAATATTcagaaacatgtcagaa
Encoded proteins:
- the aifm2 gene encoding apoptosis-inducing factor 2, yielding MGGQASSVEGVHVVVVGGGFGGIAAAQQLKSRGLSFTLIDMRDAFHHNVAALRASVLPGFARRTFIPYAETFGDSFVQGRVERVDTDTQTVVLQGGREIQFSHLILCTGTDGAFPGKFNTVASYQTAVEKYDDFIQQVQAADSVLVVGGGSTGVEMAAEIKTEYPDKKVVLIHSRIALADPELLPAVRQQAKEVLLQKGVELLLGQKVSNLSDLQLNVTRRNTEVTTDKGDTLNTDLIVCCTGLKVNCAAYESSFSGSLAANGALKVNDHLQVNGFTNVFAVGDCADVNEPKMAYHAGLHAAVAVSNIANSLSGKKLTSYHTGNVTMLLAMGRDDGVGQFNGWQLPRFLVTLGKSRDLLVWKSWREMEQKQP